In Ascaphus truei isolate aAscTru1 chromosome 5, aAscTru1.hap1, whole genome shotgun sequence, one genomic interval encodes:
- the RPL26L1 gene encoding ribosomal protein uL24-like, protein MKFSPFVTSDRSKNRKRHFNAPSHVRRKIMSSPLSKELRQKYNVRSMPIRKDDEVQVVRGHYKGQQIGKVVQVYRKKYVIYIERVQREKANGTTVHVGIHPSKVVITRLKLDKDRKKILERKAKSRQVGKEKGKYKEEIIEKMQE, encoded by the exons ATGAAGTTCAGTCCGTTTGTTACCTCTGACCGCAGCAAGAACCGTAAGAGGCACTTCAATGCCCCCTCCCACGTGCGGAGGAAGATCATGTCTTCTCCCCTCTCCAAGGAGCTGAGACAGAAGTACAATGTCCGTTCCATGCCCATCCGCAAAGATGATGAAGTGCAG GTTGTCCGTGGTCACTACAAAGGCCAGCAAATTGGTAAAGTAGTCCAGGTATACAGGAAAAAATACGTCATCTACATTGAACGTGTGCAGCGTGAGAAGGCCAACGGCACCACTGTCCATGTCGGTATTCACCCCAGCAAG GTGGTGATCACCAGACTAAAACTTGATAAGGATCGCAAGAAGATCTTGGAGCGCAAGGCCAAGTCTCGCCAAGTTGGCAAAGAAAAGGGCAAATACAAGGAAGAAATCATAGAGAAGATGCAGGAGTAA